The Procambarus clarkii isolate CNS0578487 chromosome 39, FALCON_Pclarkii_2.0, whole genome shotgun sequence genome window below encodes:
- the LOC123760246 gene encoding methylenetetrahydrofolate reductase (NADPH) — protein sequence MVKEGPTALPSPPSTPAALPILKEFLSHRDHAHSKNDHPQQDDDAHLHMPEYLTGYHSLSEKIQSRIESNDKFFSLEFFPPRTKGGAVNLLARFDRLREGNPLFCDVTWHPAGNPGGDTETSSLTIAGAALNYCGLETMLHMTCCSMTKAEITKHLQRAKDIGIRNILALRGDTPHVDEDWVPPKDGFSYATDLVRHIRKEFGDYFVICVAGYPMGHPEATSYEDDLKYLKQKVDEGANFIITQLFFKAQTFIKFVRDCKRLGINCPIIPGIMPIQSYDSLRHIVKLSKLDVPQDIMDVVAPLKDNDEAIRNYGIHQTCMLIRELFDAEMAPGVHFYTLNREVATTAILKQLGLWAAAPRRPLPWKMAANHKRRGEDVRPIFWASRPKAYVYRTQHWDEFPNGRWGSSESPAFGELKDYYLFYLKSKSSKEQLLAMWGESLETEQDVWDVFHAYLTGSCNKTGRKITKVPWNDDELSSETSLLRDKLADFNKRGVLTINSQPNVNGASSEDPVVGWGMPGGYVYQKAYLEFFTCRENVDALTNVLPLFPGINYHILNRDGSADFSNCHKHRPIAVTWGAFPGTEIIQPTIVDPLSFRAWKEEAFGLWEEQWGKLYPEGSRSQEIIQHITNNYYLVNLVDNDYPKESCLWDVLEAMFTWRKLQEEKLEKQEEAANSCACAQ from the exons ATGGTGAAGGAGGGACCGACGGCCCTGCCGTCACCACCTAGTACACCTGCAGCTCTTCCCATCCTTAAGGAATTCCTGAGCCATAGAGATCATGCACATTCAAAAAATG ATCATCCTCAGCAAGATGATGATGCCCATCTGCATATGCCAGAGTATCTCACCGGCTACCATAGCCTTAGTGAAAAGATACAAAGCCGTATCGAGTCAAATGACAAGTTCTTTTCACTTGAATTCTTCCCTCCAAGGACTAAGGGAGGTGCAGTTAATCTGCTAGCCAG GTTTGACCGGTTGCGTGAAGGCAACCCGCTCTTCTGCGATGTTACGTGGCACCCAGCTGGCAACCCTGGGGGAGATACAGAGACTTCATCTTTAACAATAGCAG GTGCGGCTCTGAACTACTGTGGGCTGGAGACAATGCTGCATATGACCTGCTGTAGTATGACCAAGGCGGAAATCACGAAGCACTTACAGCGAGCTAAGGACATTGGTATCCGCAATATCCTAGCATTGAGAGGAG ATACCCCGCATGTTGATGAAGATTGGGTCCCTCCTAAGGATGGGTTTAGTTATGCCACAGATCTAGTCAGGCACATTAGAAAGGAGTTTGGTGACTATTTCGTAATATGTGTTGCTGGCTACCCCATGGGTCACCCTGAGGCCACATCTTATGAGGATGACTTAAAGTATCTGAAACAGAAG GTAGATGAAGGGGCTAACTTTATCATCACACAGCTGTTTTTTAAGGCTCAAACATTCATCAAATTTGTCCGAGATTGTAAAAGACTAGGCATAAATTGCCCCATCATTCCAGGCATAATGCCTATACAGAGTTATGACTCTCTGCGACACATCGTCAAACTCTCCAAACTTGACGTGCCACAGGACATTATGGATGTTGTGGCTCCTCTAAAAGACAACGATGAAGCTATCAGAAATTATGGAATTCATCAAACGTGTATGCTTATAAGGGAGTTGTTTGATGCAGAAATGGCACCTGGGGTTCACTTTTATACTCTTAACAG AGAGGTAGCAACTACAGCCATTCTGAAGCAGTTGGGGCTCTGGGCGGCAGCCCCTAGACGACCACTGCCCTGGAAAATGGCTGCCAACCATAAGAGAAGAGGAGAGGATGTGCGTCCCATTTTCTGGGCTTCCCGGCCAAAGGCCTACGTTTACAG AACACAGCATTGGGACGAGTTCCCTAATGGAAGATGGGGCAGTTCTGAGTCTCCGGCTTTTGGTGAACTGAAAGATTACTATTTGTTTTACCTTAAG AGCAAAAGCTCCAAGGAGCAGTTGTTAGCTATGTGGGGAGAATCTCTGGAGACTGAGCAGGATGTGTGGGATGTGTTCCATGCTTACCTTACTGGCAGCTGTAACAAGACTGGCCGCAAGATCACTAAG GTGCCATGGAATGATGATGAGCTAAGTTCCGAGACTTCGTTGCTCAGAGACAAGCTGGCAGACTTCAACAAACGGGGAGTCCTCACCATCAACTCTCAG CCAAATGTGAATGGAGCAAGCAGTGAGGACCCAGTTGTTGGATGGGGGATGCCAGGTGGCTACGTGTACCAAAAAGCCTATTTGGAGTTTTTTACTTGTCGTGAGAATGTTGATGCTCTCACGAACGTTCTACCTCTCTTCCCTGGGATTAACTACCACATTTTAAATCGAGAT GGCTCGGCCGATTTCAGTAACTGCCACAAGCATCGACCAATTGCTGTAACATGGGGAGCATTCCCAGGCACTGAGATTATACAGCCAACTATAGTTGATCCCCTCAGCTTTAGGGCATGGAAG GAGGAAGCATTTGGTCTATGGGAAGAACAATGGGGCAAGTTGTATCCCGAGGGAAGCCGATCTCAAGAGATAATCCAGCACATTACCAACAATTATTACCTCGTGAATCTAGTTGATAATGATTACCCAAAGGAATCCTGCCTGTGGGATGTATTAGAGGCTATGTTCACATGGAGAAAACTCCAAGAAGAGAAATTAGAAAAGCAGGAGGAGGCTGCCAACTCATGTGCTTGTGCTCAGTGA